The proteins below come from a single Rosa rugosa chromosome 2, drRosRugo1.1, whole genome shotgun sequence genomic window:
- the LOC133731682 gene encoding DNA-directed RNA polymerase III subunit 1-like encodes MMNKVQAKTLAFTKEPFIEEEGHCRIAQWQFNALSQSEISKMAATQIFLGRYYDSNQKPIKGGLLDPRLGPANRQCGDCETCGAKLSDCPGHFGYLVLAVPVFNVGYLSTVVDVLKCICKSCSRIILDDKSRSRFLNIVRDPKKDKSVTMKSIVKKCTSMASNNRSVKCPKCGYMNGSVKRAQGMLAIVHGAVDDFKSASPVMKDSKASINLQPHMLNPVKVFSLFKRMLDEDCELLNLKSRPENLIMTTIAVPPIAIRPSVLVDGSQSNENDITERLKRIIQSNANVQLDLSEGSTTRFLSNWDELQANVALYINSDVRGIPYHMQVNVKPLNGLVQRLKGKTGRFRGNLCGKRVEYTGRTVISPDPNLKITEVGIPIQMAQILSYPERVSHHNIEKLKQCVFNGPHKYPGALVLKRQNGEEWSLRAERHRKSHADNLRYGDIVDRHLEDGDIVLFNRQPSLHRMSIMCHRARIMPWRTLRFNESVCNPYNADFDGDEMNMHVPQTEEARTEAVMLMGVQNNLCTPKNGEILVASTQDFLTSSFLITRKDTFYDRASFSLMCSYMGDGTETLDLPTPAVIKPIELWTGKQLYSVLVRPNSNVRVYLNLTVREKSYSNTKTEDGRETEAMCPNDGFVYFRNSELLSGQLGKGTLGNGNKDGLFSVLLRDYKAHAAASCMNRVAKLSARWIGNHGFSIGISDVQPSDILYGEKEKIIKKGYDKCDDQIKLYKEGQLRLAPGCDAAQSLESGITAVLNDIRDQTGKLCMQTLHWRNSPLIMSQCGSKGSAINISQMVACVGQQSVGGRRAPNGFIDRSLPHFPRKENTPAAKGFVASSFYSGLTATEFFFHTMGGREGLVDTAVKTADTGYMSRRLSKVLEDLSVQYDKTVRAANGGIVQFCYGDDGMDPAMMEGKSGAPLDFYRLFFKAKATCPAEESKSLSPDEVSEIVRSRLSEQDMTPDGGCSMGFKSSIEQFLDEYVKALRKTQEAFLLNQSPGWKVKSATVEKIVQNISGVTSRQLKVFLDTCISRYHSKKVDAGTAIGVIGAQSIGEPGTQMTLKTFHFAGVASMNVTLGVPRIKEIINGAKNIHTPIITTVLECDNNPMIARMVAGRIEKTNLGQVAECIEIVMSPRAAYVAIKLDMCVIQDAHLSIDANVVKESILGTPRIKLKHEHIRVPDNQTVEVHSHEKDRRKLHFHLFYLKSILPGVIVRGIKTIERVVIDEEKVKRDKKDIDVKCGEEKKYKLFAEGKGLLAVMSTKGVDGCKTTSNDIIEVQQTLGIEAARTCIIEEIKYTMKSHGMNIDDRHMMLLADVMTFRGLVLGITRFGVQKMGKSVLMLASFERTDDHLFNACVQGTVDKIEGVSESIIMGIPMPIGTGMFKIKQRLPAM; translated from the exons TCATGCTCTCGAATAATTTTGGATGACAAATCACGCAGTCGCTTTTTGAATATTGTGAGAGATCCCAAAAAGGATAAAAGCGTGACAATGAAATCAATAGTGAAGAAGTGTACTAGCATGGCAAGCAATAATAGATCAGTGAAGTGCCCGAAATGTGGATACATGAATG GTTCAGTGAAAAGGGCTCAAGGTATGCTGGCAATTGTTCATGGTGCTGTGGATGACTTTAAATCAGCGAGTCCTGTCATGAAGGATTCCAAGGCATCCATTAATCTCCAACCTCATATGCTTAACCCTGTTAAagttttttctttgttcaaaAGAATGCTTGATGAG GATTGTGAACTTCTTAATCTTAAAAGTAGACCAGAGAACCTCATCATGACAACCATTGCTGTGCCACCTATAGCCATTCGTCCTTCCGTTCTTGTGGATGGATCACAGAG TAATGAAAATGACATTACAGAGAGGTTGAAGAGAATTATTCAATCAAACGCTAATGTTCAACTGGACCTATCAGAAGGTTCTACCACAAGATTTTTG TCAAATTGGGACGAACTTCAAGCCAATGTTGCGCTGTACATAAACAGTGATGTTCGCGGTATTCCTTATCACATGCAAGTAAATGTCAAGCCATTGAATGGTTTGGTACAGCGCCTCAAAGGGAAGACGGGCCGTTTTCGTGGAAACCTATGTGGGAAAAGGGTTGAATATACTGGCAGAACTGTTATTTCACCCGACCCTAATCTGAAAATTACTGAG GTCGGAATCCCTATCCAAATGGCTCAGATTTTAAGTTATCCAGAACGTGTGTCCCATCATAATATTGAAAAGTTGAAGCAGTGTGTATTTAATGGACCTCATAAGTACCCTGGTGCCCTAGTGCTCAAACGTCAAAATGGCGAGGAATG GTCCTTGAGGGCTGAGCGACACAGGAAGTCTCATGCTGATAATCTCCGATATGGTGACATAGTTGATCGCCACTTAGAAGATGGGGACATTGTTCTTTTCAACAGACAACCAAGCTTGCATCGGATGTCCATCATGTGTCATAGG GCAAGGATTATGCCTTGGAGAACATTGAGGTTTAATGAATCTGTATGCAACCCTTATAATGCTGATTTTGATGGTGACGAAATGAACATGCATGTGCCGCAAACAGAGGAGGCTCGAACTGAGGCTGTTATGTTGATGGGG GTGCAAAACAATCTATGCACTCCCAAAAATGGGGAGATTTTGGTTGCTTCCACTCAAGATTTTCTAACATCTTCTTTCCTTATAACAAGGAAGGACACATTTTATGACCGTGCATCTTTTTCACTCATGTGTTCGTACATGGGGGATGGCACGGAGACTCTGGATTTGCCAACACCTGCTGTAATTAAG CCAATAGAGCTATGGACAGGAAAGCAGCTATATAGTGTGTTAGTTCGCCCAAATTCAAATGTGAGAGTATATCTAAACCTAACTGTTAGAGAGAAATCCTACTCCAACACAAAAACTGAAGATGGAAGAGAAACAGAAGCAATGTGCCCAAACGATGGGTTTGTCTATTTCCGTAACAGTGAGCTATTATCTGGGCAACTTGGGAAGGGCACTTTAG GAAATGGCAATAAGGATGGACTTTTCTCTGTTCTTCTCAGAGACTATAAAGCTCATGCTGCTGCTTCTTGCATGAATCGTGTAGCTAAATTGAG TGCCCGGTGGATTGGTAATCACGGATTCTCAATTGGGATTAGTGATGTACAACCTAGTGACATCTTGTATggtgagaaagaaaaaatcattAAGAAAGGTTATGACAAATGTGACGACCAGATAAAGTTGTATAAAGAAGGACAGCTACGACTTGCACCTGGTTGTGATGCTGCCCAATCACTTGAATCTGGGATTACTGCAGTATTAAACGATATTAGGGACCAAACTGGAAAG CTGTGCATGCAAACGCTACATTGGAGAAACAGTCCCCTGATTATGTCCCAGTGTGGTTCCAAAGGATCTGCTATCAATATCAGCCAGATGGTTGCTTGTGTTGGTCAACAATCAGTTGGTGGTCGTCGTGCACCAAATGGTTTCATAGATCGAAGCCTTCCTCACTTTCCTAGAAAAGAAAATACCCCTGCA GCTAAAGGCTTTGTTGCTAGTTCCTTTTACAGTGGCTTGACAGCTACAGAGTTCTTTTTTCATACAATGGGAGGGCGAGAAGGCCTTGTGGATACAGCT GTAAAAACTGCTGACACAGGGTACATGTCTCGTAGATTGTCTAAAGTTCTAGAGGACCTCTCTGTCCAGTATGATAAAACAGTGCGGGCCGCAAATGGAGGTATTGTTCAGTTTTGTTATGGGGATGACGGTATGGATCCTGCGATGATGGAAGGAAAAAGTGGAGCTCCGTTAGACTTCTACCGATTGTTTTTCAAAGCTAAG GCCACATGCCCTGCTGAAGAAAGTAAGAGCCTTTCTCCTGATGAAGTGTCTGAAATTGTGAGAAGCAGGCTTTCGGAACAAGATATGACTCCTGATGGTGGTTGCTCTATGGGTTTTAAAAGTTCTATAGAGCAATTCCTGGATGAATATGTAAAAGCATTAAGAAAAACACAGGAGGCTTTTTTATTGAATCAAAGTCCTGGTTGGAAGGTGAAGTCTGCAACTGTAGAGAAGATTGTCCAAAATATATCTGGTGTCACTTCTAGACAGCTGAAG GTTTTTCTAGATACTTGTATTTCTCGTTATCATTCAAAAAAAGTTGATGCGGGAACAGCAATTGGAGTAATTGGAGCTCAAAGCATTGGCGAGCCTGGGACACAGATGACATTAAAAACTTTTCACTTTGCTGGAGTTGCAAGCATGA ATGTTACACTTGGAGTCCCTCGTATCAAGGAAATAATAAATGGAGCAAAAAATATCCATACCCCTATCATCACTACAGTACTTGAGTGTGATAATAATCCGATGATTGCACGGATGGTAGCAGGTCGGATTGAAAAAACAAATCTAGGGCAG GTTGCTGAGTGTATAGAGATTGTAATGAGTCCAAGAGCAGCATATGTAGCCATCAAGCTTGATATGTGTGTGATACAAGATGCACACTTGTCTATAGATGCCAATGTTGTAAAAGAATCAATTTTGGGAACTCCAAGGATTAAACTGAAACATGAG CACATTAGGGTTCCAGATAATCAAACTGTTGAAGTTCATTCTCACGAGAAGGATAGAAGAAAACTCCATTTTCACCTCTTCTATTTGAAGAGTATCCTCCCCGGTGTTATAGTAAGG GGTATAAAGACAATTGAACGTGTTGTCATTGATGAAGAAAAAGTTAAAAGGGACAAAAAAGATATTGACGTTAAATgcggagaagaaaagaagtacaAGTTATTTGCTGAAGG CAAGGGTCTTCTGGCAGTAATGAGCACTAAAGGAGTAGATGGTTGTAAAACCACAAGTAATGATATTATTGAAGTGCAGCAGACACTTGGAATTGAAGCTGCAAGAACTTGTATCATTGAGGAGATAAAGTATACTATGAAATCACACGGGATGAACATAGATGATCGTCATATGATGCTTTTAGCGGATGTAATGACATTCAGA GGTTTAGTTCTTGGAATCACAAGATTCGGCGTTCAAAAGATGGGCAAAAGTGTATTGATGCTGGCTTCATTTGAGCGAACAGATGATCATCTATTTAATGCTTGCGTTCAGGGGACAGTTGACAAAATTGAAGGAGTAAGTGAAAGCATAATCATGGGTATACCAATGCCAATAGGCACCGGAATGTTCAAAATTAAACAACG CCTCCCTGCAATGTGA
- the LOC133733748 gene encoding BTB/POZ domain-containing protein At5g60050 produces MAAENALKSKEVSAMIKQGFISDQTLSFSPSRSTNSKTLSSPPPFSPAAAAPTQQLTRPTQSQTLYEMMSDEQHRDAKHSDRNLHQKVHKLLETAPFRNPNWGGLVSGDVRLTVVAKDGFRVSMDVHKSVLASKSRFFAEKLRKDRGVSHCVEISDCDDVEVYVETVVLMYCEDLKKRLMGEEVSRVLGLLKVSAALMFDEGIASCLEYLEAVPWSEEEEEKVKSQLSELQLHDSASDQVLLRVSSEPSTSARADEILSRLLTGVLQAKDDRARREMKTLISRLLREDAANDGNRLDVSKETLYNLCHRCLSSLVLCLSEATGMDEKRDRGVLMAEIAREADNMQWIVDIMVDKKMGEDFVKLWADQKELAVLHSKIPTMYRHEISRITAQLCIAIGSRHLLVPKDTRFSLLSTWLEALYEDFGWMRRASRSVDKKLVEEGLSQTILTLPLHQQQAIMLNWFDRFLNKGDDCPNIQKAFEVWWRRAFIKHVAEQENHRLQITVCDYPS; encoded by the exons ATGGCGGCCGAGAACGCACTGAAATCCAAAGAGGTCTCGGCGATGATCAAACAGGGCTTCATTTCCGATCAAACCCTCTCATTCTCGCCCTCAAGATCCACCAACTCCAAAACCCTATCCTCTCCTCCTCCCTTCTCCCCCGCCGCCGCGGCGCCGACTCAGCAACTGACTCGGCCGACTCAGTCCCAGACCCTCTACGAGATGATGTCCGACGAGCAGCACCGGGATGCCAAGCACTCGGACCGGAATCTCCACCAGAAAGTCCACAAGCTCCTCGAAACGGCGCCGTTTCGGAACCCCAATTGGGGAGGGCTGGTTTCTGGTGATGTGAGGCTCACGGTGGTGGCCAAGGACGGGTTCAGAGTCTCAATGGATGTGCACAAGAGTGTTCTGGCTTCGAAAAGCCGGTTTTTCGCCGAAAAGCTTAGGAAAGATAGAGGGGTTTCACATTGTGTGGAGATTTCTGACTGTGATGATGTGGAGGTGTATGTGGAAACTGTGGTGTTGATGTACTGTGAGGATTTGAAGAAGAGGTTGATGGGTGAGGAGGTCTCCAGGGTTTTGGGTTTGCTAAAG GTCTCTGCGGCTCTCATGTTTGATGAGGGCATTGCCTCGTGCTTGGAGTATTTGGAAGCGGTTCCGTGGTccgaggaggaagaggagaaagTTAAATCTCAACTCAGTGAACTTCAGCTTCATGACTCGGCCAGTGATCAAGTTTTGCTCAGAGTATCCTCTGAACCATCCACGTCTGCTAGAGCTGATGAAATCTTATCGAGACTGCTCACTGGTGTTCTTCAAGCAAAAGATGATAGAGCTCGTCGAGAAATGAAGACTCTTATTTCCAGGTTGCTTAGAGAAGATGCAGCGAATGACGGCAATAGGCTTGATGTGTCTAAAGAAACCCTTTACAATCTTTGCCATAGATGCTTGAGCTCCCTTGTACTGTGCTTATCCGAAGCTACAGGCATGGATGAAAAGCGGGATCGCGGGGTATTGATGGCTGAGATAGCAAGAGAGGCTGATAACATGCAGTGGATTGTTGATATTATGGTAGACAAGAAAATGGGTGAAGATTTTGTGAAATTATGGGCGGATCAGAAGGAGCTTGCAGTCCTCCACTCAAAGATTCCGACCATGTACCGACATGAAATCAGCAGAATCACAGCTCAGCTATGCATTGCGATTGGGAGTAGACATTTGCTGGTGCCCAAAGACACAAGATTTTCTTTGCTTTCGACATGGCTGGAAGCTCTTTATGAGGACTTCGGATGGATGAGGAGGGCTTCGCGATCCGTTGACAAGAAACTTGTTGAAGAGGGTCTAAGCCAAACGATTCTTACACTTCCTTTGCATCAACAACAGGCTATAATGCTTAATTGGTTTGACCGGTTTCTAAACAAGGGAGATGACTGTCCCAACATTCAGAAGGCGTTTGAAGTTTGGTGGAGGAGAGCTTTCATCAAACATGTGGCAGAGCAGGAAAATCATAGGTTGCAAATAACTGTTTGTGATTATCCCAGTTGA